GGGACGGCTTTACCGGAGACCATGGTTCCGATCATTGCTTTTTTGGGAATGGGGGGAAAAGAAAATACTGCTGAAGTGGGTATCGGAGCTATTTTAGGCGCTCCTTTTATGTTAGTCACTTTGGCCTTTTTTGTTTCTGGTGCGGCCGCGCTTATTTTTAGACGCAATAACAAACCCTTATTTATTAATACAGCGGTTATCAAACGGGATCTTTCCTTTTTTCTCTGGGTTTATGGGTTGGCTATCTTAGCCTCGTTCCTGCCCACTCGCGAGCTGAAACTTGCTGTTGCCGCCCTTTTACCTTTACTCTATATCATTTATGTCATAAAAACCGTGCGCAACAGCCTTGGAACTGAGGACCACGGCCATTTAGCACCTCTTTACTTCGCCCAACGCAAGTCGGATCCTTCCCTGATCATTATTTTAATCCAACTGGTGTTTGCCCTTTTAGGGATGGTGGCGGGGGCGCGTGCTTTTGTGGACGCAGTTCAATCGGTTGCCCAGGTTACGGGAATTTCTGCCCTCGTGTTGTCTTTGATTATTACGCCTGTGGCGACCGAGTTGCCCGAGAAATTTAATAGTGTCATCTGGTTAAGGAAAGGAAAGGACACGTTGGCTTTGGGGAATATCACCGGAGCCATGGTGTTTCAAAGCTCCACCATTCCGGCATTGGGTATAGCCTTAACAACCTGGCAGCTGGAACCGTCAGCTTTATGGAGTGCCATCCTGGCTCTTGGTTCGGGATTGTTTATCTATACTATCCTGCGTCGGCGTGGGATGCTTTGTCCACTCCATCTGATGATGGGTGGCGGGTTTTATTTGCTGTTTATTATAACTCTTCTCCGCTTGAACTTTCTTTAACAGGAAGGGTTTGTAAAGAACCACACCCGCAAAAACGTGTTTTGGCTTGGGCCAAACACTGGTAGTGACGTTCTTCGTCAGCGGCTAATTGAAGAAGAATGGTTTGGATTTCAGGTATGGGAATTTTCTGCGCTAAATCTGTGTAATGTTTTACAGCGGCAGCTTCGTCCTTCATATTGTGGTCGAGAATGACACAGAGCTCTGTGGAGTAATTAAGGTAACGGGAACGCCAGTCGAACCAACGCCCCTTGCTGAAGGAGCCGTAACGGGGGTCCACCCCTAAAAAGCGAATGCACCAGGCCAGCTGCTCCAGGTGGCGGAGTTCGTCATAGGCAATGGGGCGGAGGAGCTCATCGAACTCCGGCCGATCCAAAACTACAGCTTGATACAGGTAAGTCGTAACTGCCGAGAGCTCAGAATCCTTGCCGGCATAGACATCGAACAGCCACATCGCATAAGTAAAGTTGGGCTCAGGTATTTCTCCGGGTAGTGTATCCTTGAACTCATAGGTAGGGAGGAGAAGGATTTGTCCGGGATAGATGCGATCAGGATGCTTTAGATGGTTGAGGTTGATGATGTCGGACATTTCGATTTTATAGGCATTGGCGATTTTATAAATACTATCCCCAGGTTGTACAACATAACGGGTATAGTCCATGGAGATTCCCCCTTTCTGCTAATTACTATATTCTTAAGGGGGATGAGATGGGAGAAAAAGTTAATGACAAAAAGCAGCATTAAATGCGCTGGATGGTATATTCAGGTATAAAGAGGACAGGTCCATCATAGGATGAAGTAAAGGAAGGGAAAGGAGCGATAGGCTCATGGGTGATTCAATTCTTAAAGGAATCAGCGCCGCTCTGGTTGTGACCGTCGTAACTTTACTTGCGGGGTTGATTTGGACAGCCCTGGAGATGGGTGGATTATCTACCGCAACTTTGGTGGACATTGGGTTAATAGCAAGCTGTATAGCTGCAGGATATGTGACAGGAAGAGCAAGCGGGCAATGGATCCTGGGCGGAGTGTCTGGTTTAGGGTATGTCTTGCTTTGCGTGGTTCTGGTGGCGCTTTTTTTGGAGCTGAGGGCTTGGGGAGTTATTCAGGTACTGGCTGAAGGAGGACTGCTCGGTATCCTTTCCGGTGCCTTTGGAGCAGGCAGTGGCGGGAAAACCTCCCGATCGGCTGCTTGGCGTCAACCAAGAGTATCTTCATGGGGGAGTAATTACAGCAGCAGAGGAGTTTACGGCAGCGGGGAAACTTACTGTGGTGCTTATGACTATTCACGGGCTTATGAAGATGAGGATGATCATGGGAATGATTGGGACGATTTGCTTGAAGAAGATTGGGAAGAGGAGCAGCAGTGGAATGGGAGCAAAAAACTTTCCAGTCAGCGAGGATTGAGTTTTAACAGGCAAGCCGGTTCAGCGGATGAAGATGAGTGGGAAGATTGGCAGCGGGGAGAAAGAAACAAAGCCTCTGCCAATTATCGTAAAGCATGGTGGGAAGAAGAGGTTCTTTAGTATAGAATCCGGCAAGGGTAATAAACTATAGACTATGAGAAGCTATGCTTAAAGATATTCCTGGTGATGAATATCGGCATGAGTAGAGGAATGGTCTTGTGGAAAATACCCTTTTCATTTTCATCTTTGGAGTAGCGGTCAGTTTTGCAGGCTGGTTGCTTTTGGGATTTGTTTTTTTCTTCTTAGGAAAACGTTTTTTTCGGACAGGTGTGCAGCGAATATTCAATCTTGTTGTCAGGCGTTTGCTGGAAGACAATTATTCGGAGAATCTTATGGAGCTCTGGAGTGCGACCAGGAGGACATCTGTTCAAACTATCGTAGAAATCGCTCTAAGAGCAGAGAAGGGAAAGTTGATCGGCCGTCCTTTGGGAAGCCCCAAACCCTATCATAACTTTGACAATCTGATGTTTGTACCCGCTCAGTTGGTCAGATTGCCTGTGGAAAGGGAGGTTCCCGTCGATGTGTCAGCCACTCTGGGACCCAGGGCGGAAAAACCTATGCAGTTGTCTATCCCCTTGCTGATTGGGGGAATGGGTTATGGTGTTGCCTTAAGTGAAAAGGCCAAAGTTGCCCTGGCTAAAGCGGCTAAGCAAGTAGGCACAGCCACTAATTCCGGTGAAGGCCCCTTTCTTGCTGAGGAGAGAAACGCCGCGGGAAAATTCATCTGGCAGGTAAGCCGCTATGACTATGGCAGAAACCCACAAGGGATAGCTGAAGCAGATATGCTCGAGGTGCAAATGGGTCAAGGTTCACGACTGGGAGCGCATGTCTTATATCCTCAGGAAATCAAGGGAAAAGCTCAGAAGCTGATGGGAATTTCACCGATTGTTCCCTTAAAGGGTTATGCTAAACTGCCCGGAATTAACTCCCCGTTGGATTGGCCGCGTTATGTTGAAGAATTGCGCCAGGAGGCCGGCGGTAAACCCATTGGTATCAAAATTATGGGGGGAGGAAGATTAGAGGCTGATCTGGCTGTAGCTGTCGAGGCCGGCTTTGATGTGATTTGCATTGGGGGCGCTCAGGGGGGGACAGCGGCCTCTTCGCCTACGATCAGCGATGATTTTGGCATCCCCAGCCTTTACAATCTTGTCCGGGCCCAACGCTATCTTATCGAGCAAGGGGTAAGACACGAGGTCAGTCTTATTGCTTCAGGAGGATATGATACTCCAGGTAAATGCCTGAAGGCGATTGCTCTGGGTGCTGATGCGGTCAACTTAGGCACTGTTCCCTTATTTGCCTTGGTGCATAAGCAAATCGGCAAAGTTATGCCTTGGGAGCCATTGACACAGCTTGTTTATTATAACTCCAAATATAAAGAGCGCTTGGACGTGGAGTTAGCCGCTCAAAATGTAGCTAATGTTCTGCAATCGTTTATGCTTGAGATGGAAGAAGGAATCCGGGCTCTGGGTAAGAAATCGATACACGATCTTGGACCTAATGATCTGGTGGCATTGGATGATTGGACGGCGGAGCTTACCGGAGTTCCCAGAGCGTGGTGAGAGAATAAAGAAAACTGAGGCAAGGGAACAGATCCCTTGCCTCAGCTGGCCTTAATGTTGATATGGTGTTAATTCAAAATGAATTTGCGGGCCGCATACTGGAGCTCTTGGGCTGTTTTGGAAAGCTCCTGGGCAGAAGCGTTGATCTCTTGCATAGCGACCATCTGCTCAGAACTGCTGCTGGCTACTTCCTCTGTCTGAGCAGTGGTCTCTTGACAGATAGCAGCGACTTGAGTTACCTCATGGGCGATGATATCTGCACTTTGGGTGATACCGCTGGATAGAGCTGAAATCTCTTGAATCTGCTCACTCAGGACTTGAGTGCTTTCTTTAATCCGCGTAAAGGCTTGTTGGGCATTTTGAATGGCATTGGCTCCGCTTTGCACCACTTCTTTTTCTGAGTCCATACTGGTGATGGCTTCGTCAAGGCTGGTCTTGATATCATGGATAATGGTTTCGATTTGAGCGCTGGATAGAGTCGATTGCTCGGCCAGCTTCCGGACTTCTTCAGCGACGACGCTGAAGCCCCGGCCGTGTTCCCCAGCCCGTGCAGCTTCGATGGCTGCATTCAGTGCCAAGAGGTTGGTTTGATCCGATATGGCTTTAATCGTTTCCACAATAGAGCCGATGACGGTAGATTTTTCACCAAGGGCAGTGATGATCTGTCCTGTGTTATCCACGGAGTTATGAATATGCCCCATCTGAAGATTGACCATGGTCATGGCAGTATCTCCGTCCTGGGCAAGCTGCAAGGACTGCCTTGAAGAGTGATCGGCAAGATTAATATGCTCCTCAATCTGACGAATGCCATGGGCCATAGATTGGATGGAACTCATAATGTTTTGGACGCTGTTGGCTTGTGTCTGGGACCCGGATGCCACTTGATGGATGGAGGATGATACAAGTTGGGCTGATTCACTGGTTCCCCCCGACTGAGTGGAAAGAACTTGAGAGGATTCGGCAAAAATGTCGGCACTATGGGTAATGTCTCCCACCAAAGAGCGGAAATTCTCAGTCATTTGATTCAGGGATCTACAGAGGGTTCCTAATTCGTCTTTTTGCCCCATGCTGTATAGGGTTGCCGTAAGGTCCCCTTGAGCCATTTTTTCAGCGAATTGCACTCCGCGGCGTAGTGGAGTGGCAACTAAGTAGGATATGTAAAGTCCATAAATAAAGATGATAAGTCCTGCTATAACGAGTGAAACCAGATAGATAAGGATGTTTTGCTCGAGGTTGGCCCCCGTCTTAACCATAAAGTATATAGCTCCACCGGCTACAAGGGTAATCAAGGCATTGATGCCGAAAGCCAGGCTGAGCTTTGCCGATACGGATAAGTTAAACCACCAGCGGACAATGCCGGAGTGTTTAAAAAAGAATTCGCTTATTCTGTCTAAAAAACTGTTCATTTAATGCCTCCTTTGTATAAATTTTGCCACGAAAAAGTTCGGAATTAATTACAATGAAATATAAGTACCAAAGGGTACCGCCCAAAATAGATCCGGAATAAATGGGGACATTGGATTTTCTTTACCCTATGTATGCAGGGGGGTTACGGAAGGGGGAAGGAGAAAGAATGGATTGGAATTATTGGAAAATTTAATCGCCTTTATTGTATCATAGGTTTTTGTAATTGTGGAGTGCGGATTTGTTAATAGTTAATGACTTTTAGCACATAGTCTGTTTGATGCAGATTCCTGAGCGTAACCGCTGACTTTTTGAGCTTAGCAAGAGCGGGAAGCTGCATTTTTAGGGTTTTCTTTGACATGAACGCTTCTGATGGATATAATAAACTATATTATCATGAAGAGCAATAAACTCTGGGAATGCAAGAAAAAGTTCAGCCAACGGTTCAGAGAGAAAGACGCTTGCTGAGAGTCTTTTCCGCTTGGAGACTTTGGGTCGTGCAGGAGGGGCGGGGATGAATCGAGTAATCCTTGACGGTTTGCCCGTTATCGCAATTAAGTGCAAGAGCTTTGCTTAGTAAGCGGGGTTCTTGAAAAAAGGTGGTACCGCGAGTTCTTCGTCCTTTAGGGGATGAAGGGCTTTTTTGGTTTTAAGGCAATGAATGAATCCGTATAATTCTGAAAGGAGCGCTTATACATGTCGGAGGATTTTAAAATGGAAAAGGTATATGACCCAAGCCAGGTTGAGGGAAAATGGTATCCCTACTGGGAGGAGAAAGGATATTTTCACGCGAATGTGGATGATGCTAAGGAGCCTTT
The nucleotide sequence above comes from Desulfitobacterium chlororespirans DSM 11544. Encoded proteins:
- a CDS encoding FMN-binding glutamate synthase family protein, which produces MENTLFIFIFGVAVSFAGWLLLGFVFFFLGKRFFRTGVQRIFNLVVRRLLEDNYSENLMELWSATRRTSVQTIVEIALRAEKGKLIGRPLGSPKPYHNFDNLMFVPAQLVRLPVEREVPVDVSATLGPRAEKPMQLSIPLLIGGMGYGVALSEKAKVALAKAAKQVGTATNSGEGPFLAEERNAAGKFIWQVSRYDYGRNPQGIAEADMLEVQMGQGSRLGAHVLYPQEIKGKAQKLMGISPIVPLKGYAKLPGINSPLDWPRYVEELRQEAGGKPIGIKIMGGGRLEADLAVAVEAGFDVICIGGAQGGTAASSPTISDDFGIPSLYNLVRAQRYLIEQGVRHEVSLIASGGYDTPGKCLKAIALGADAVNLGTVPLFALVHKQIGKVMPWEPLTQLVYYNSKYKERLDVELAAQNVANVLQSFMLEMEEGIRALGKKSIHDLGPNDLVALDDWTAELTGVPRAW
- a CDS encoding sodium:calcium antiporter; its protein translation is MSDLVMLLIGLGIILMSAEVFTNGVEWLGKHLHLGAGAVGSVLAAVGTALPETMVPIIAFLGMGGKENTAEVGIGAILGAPFMLVTLAFFVSGAAALIFRRNNKPLFINTAVIKRDLSFFLWVYGLAILASFLPTRELKLAVAALLPLLYIIYVIKTVRNSLGTEDHGHLAPLYFAQRKSDPSLIIILIQLVFALLGMVAGARAFVDAVQSVAQVTGISALVLSLIITPVATELPEKFNSVIWLRKGKDTLALGNITGAMVFQSSTIPALGIALTTWQLEPSALWSAILALGSGLFIYTILRRRGMLCPLHLMMGGGFYLLFIITLLRLNFL
- a CDS encoding TIGR04086 family membrane protein, giving the protein MGDSILKGISAALVVTVVTLLAGLIWTALEMGGLSTATLVDIGLIASCIAAGYVTGRASGQWILGGVSGLGYVLLCVVLVALFLELRAWGVIQVLAEGGLLGILSGAFGAGSGGKTSRSAAWRQPRVSSWGSNYSSRGVYGSGETYCGAYDYSRAYEDEDDHGNDWDDLLEEDWEEEQQWNGSKKLSSQRGLSFNRQAGSADEDEWEDWQRGERNKASANYRKAWWEEEVL
- a CDS encoding LysM peptidoglycan-binding domain-containing protein, whose amino-acid sequence is MDYTRYVVQPGDSIYKIANAYKIEMSDIINLNHLKHPDRIYPGQILLLPTYEFKDTLPGEIPEPNFTYAMWLFDVYAGKDSELSAVTTYLYQAVVLDRPEFDELLRPIAYDELRHLEQLAWCIRFLGVDPRYGSFSKGRWFDWRSRYLNYSTELCVILDHNMKDEAAAVKHYTDLAQKIPIPEIQTILLQLAADEERHYQCLAQAKTRFCGCGSLQTLPVKESSSGEEL
- a CDS encoding methyl-accepting chemotaxis protein; the encoded protein is MNSFLDRISEFFFKHSGIVRWWFNLSVSAKLSLAFGINALITLVAGGAIYFMVKTGANLEQNILIYLVSLVIAGLIIFIYGLYISYLVATPLRRGVQFAEKMAQGDLTATLYSMGQKDELGTLCRSLNQMTENFRSLVGDITHSADIFAESSQVLSTQSGGTSESAQLVSSSIHQVASGSQTQANSVQNIMSSIQSMAHGIRQIEEHINLADHSSRQSLQLAQDGDTAMTMVNLQMGHIHNSVDNTGQIITALGEKSTVIGSIVETIKAISDQTNLLALNAAIEAARAGEHGRGFSVVAEEVRKLAEQSTLSSAQIETIIHDIKTSLDEAITSMDSEKEVVQSGANAIQNAQQAFTRIKESTQVLSEQIQEISALSSGITQSADIIAHEVTQVAAICQETTAQTEEVASSSSEQMVAMQEINASAQELSKTAQELQYAARKFILN